A genomic region of Bernardetia sp. ABR2-2B contains the following coding sequences:
- a CDS encoding THUMP domain-containing protein — translation MLNKTFQMSAQTMFGLDEILFQEIKDLGAKNVKLNNRAVTFEGDLRMMYKANLCLRTALRVLVPIAEFEVKDEHDLYEKVKNIDWEKYLSVKETLAINCTLSTNIFTHSRYIEQKTKDAIVDKFREKYDKRPSVDILDPDLRIQLYIKNNVCTVMLNSSGDPLYKRGYRDKTNLAPMNEVLAAGLIMLSKWDKKSDFIDPMCGSATLSIEAALMAANIPAGSFRPLFGFEKWSNFDADLWEEVFDEEMEKINTDSMPYILAGEISKNVARKAAANIAEANLKKYIYLKDIAFQDLMPPERTEEEIEEQKKQEAKDEAENVSWFKRRKADRGVIIINPPYGERMDKDEDINNFYAEIGDTLKQNWAGYTAWIITSNMEAAKHIGLSSKPKLKMYNGALECRFMRFEIYEGSRKDEKRDFYRNKK, via the coding sequence ATGAAATATTATTTCAAGAAATAAAAGATTTAGGTGCAAAAAATGTCAAACTAAATAACCGTGCTGTTACTTTTGAAGGCGACTTGAGAATGATGTATAAAGCAAATTTATGCCTTCGGACGGCTCTTCGTGTGCTTGTTCCGATTGCAGAATTTGAGGTAAAAGACGAACACGATTTGTATGAAAAGGTGAAAAATATAGATTGGGAAAAGTATTTATCTGTAAAAGAAACTTTAGCCATTAACTGTACACTTAGCACAAATATTTTTACGCACTCTCGTTATATCGAACAAAAAACAAAAGATGCCATTGTAGATAAATTCAGAGAAAAATATGACAAACGTCCTTCTGTTGATATTTTAGACCCCGATTTGAGAATACAACTGTATATCAAAAATAATGTATGTACAGTTATGCTCAATAGTTCGGGCGATCCACTTTATAAGCGTGGTTATAGAGACAAAACGAATCTTGCGCCGATGAATGAAGTTTTGGCAGCAGGACTTATTATGCTTTCTAAATGGGATAAAAAAAGTGATTTTATAGATCCTATGTGTGGTTCGGCAACGCTTTCTATCGAAGCTGCACTGATGGCTGCTAATATTCCAGCAGGTTCTTTTCGTCCTCTTTTTGGTTTTGAAAAATGGTCAAACTTTGATGCTGATTTGTGGGAAGAAGTCTTTGATGAGGAAATGGAAAAAATAAATACTGATAGTATGCCTTATATTTTGGCAGGAGAGATTTCGAAAAATGTAGCTCGTAAGGCTGCTGCAAACATTGCCGAAGCAAACCTCAAAAAATATATTTATCTGAAAGATATTGCTTTTCAAGATTTGATGCCTCCAGAACGAACAGAAGAAGAAATAGAGGAACAAAAAAAACAAGAAGCCAAAGATGAAGCAGAAAATGTATCTTGGTTTAAGAGAAGAAAAGCCGACCGAGGAGTAATTATCATAAATCCTCCTTATGGCGAACGAATGGATAAAGATGAAGATATAAATAATTTTTATGCTGAAATTGGAGATACTCTAAAACAAAATTGGGCAGGTTATACAGCTTGGATTATTACTTCGAATATGGAGGCTGCAAAACATATTGGGCTTTCATCAAAACCCAAACTAAAAATGTATAATGGTGCTTTAGAATGTCGTTTTATGCGTTTTGAAATTTATGAAGGAAGTAGAAAAGACGAAAAAAGAGATTTTTATAGAAATAAAAAATAA
- the fmt gene encoding methionyl-tRNA formyltransferase produces MPELRIIFMGTPEFAVSSLDILVENGYNVVAVITAPDRKAGRGQKINESDVKKAALKHNLPILQPTNLKDESFLEELKSYNANLQVVVAFRMLPEAVWQMPEIGTFNLHASLLPNYRGAAPINWAIINGETKTGVTTFFLKHKIDTGDILFQEEEEIYSTDNVGTLYERLKNKGAKLVLKTVKSIQDNDYDVKKQNLEEKTPHAPKIFTEDTFINFENESEKILNFVRGLTPYPAARMRIYDTMYKVFDVEIADYDEVNELLIGEPLTDQKSYLYVKTSDGYLKINELQPEGKRRMKVEDFLRGNKI; encoded by the coding sequence ATGCCCGAATTACGTATTATTTTTATGGGAACGCCTGAATTTGCCGTTTCCTCCTTAGATATTTTGGTAGAAAACGGCTATAATGTAGTCGCTGTCATTACTGCACCTGATAGAAAAGCAGGGAGAGGGCAGAAAATAAATGAATCTGATGTAAAAAAAGCTGCTTTAAAACATAATTTACCTATTCTTCAACCTACAAACTTGAAAGACGAAAGTTTTTTAGAGGAATTGAAAAGTTATAATGCCAACCTTCAAGTTGTAGTTGCTTTCAGAATGCTGCCAGAGGCAGTTTGGCAGATGCCAGAAATAGGAACATTTAACCTTCATGCTTCACTGCTTCCAAATTATCGTGGTGCTGCGCCTATTAATTGGGCAATTATCAATGGCGAAACAAAAACAGGAGTTACTACATTTTTCTTAAAACATAAAATTGATACAGGAGATATTCTTTTTCAAGAAGAAGAAGAAATTTATTCTACTGATAATGTCGGTACGCTTTATGAGAGATTAAAAAATAAAGGTGCAAAGCTTGTTTTGAAAACAGTAAAATCCATTCAAGACAATGATTATGATGTCAAAAAGCAGAATTTAGAAGAAAAAACTCCTCATGCTCCAAAGATTTTTACAGAAGATACCTTCATAAATTTTGAGAATGAAAGTGAAAAAATACTAAACTTTGTACGTGGACTTACGCCTTATCCTGCTGCAAGAATGCGTATCTATGATACTATGTATAAGGTTTTTGATGTAGAAATTGCTGATTATGATGAAGTAAATGAACTTTTGATCGGCGAACCACTTACAGACCAAAAGAGTTATCTTTACGTTAAAACATCAGATGGTTATCTCAAAATAAATGAGCTACAACCTGAAGGAAAACGAAGAATGAAGGTTGAAGACTTTTTAAGAGGGAATAAAATCTAA
- a CDS encoding thioredoxin-like domain-containing protein: MKKIILFIALIASAASCASEKKQASASTDESNSSAMSNTNTSTDNRFSNTTATETTNGADKIFLEQTNADGSVKMFEDALAEYKGKVIYVDFWASWCPPCRGEMPSSQKLHSQFEGKDVVFLYVSFDRAEDKWKNGIEQMDIKGVHFYPAADANQAVSTKYGISGIPRYMLVDKKGKVINQDAPRPSSGQVIAGLINEQL; the protein is encoded by the coding sequence ATGAAAAAAATTATTTTATTTATTGCCCTTATTGCTTCGGCAGCTTCTTGTGCAAGTGAAAAAAAACAAGCTAGTGCATCAACAGATGAATCTAATTCTTCTGCGATGTCTAATACTAATACTTCCACAGATAATCGTTTTTCAAATACAACTGCGACAGAAACAACAAATGGTGCTGACAAAATCTTTTTAGAGCAAACCAATGCAGATGGAAGCGTAAAAATGTTCGAAGATGCCTTAGCAGAATATAAAGGAAAAGTTATTTATGTTGATTTTTGGGCTTCTTGGTGTCCTCCTTGTCGTGGAGAAATGCCTAGTTCACAAAAATTACACAGTCAGTTTGAAGGAAAAGATGTAGTTTTCTTATATGTTTCTTTTGATAGAGCTGAAGATAAATGGAAAAACGGAATTGAGCAAATGGATATTAAAGGAGTTCATTTTTATCCTGCTGCTGATGCAAATCAAGCTGTTTCTACAAAATATGGAATTTCAGGAATTCCTCGTTATATGCTTGTAGATAAAAAGGGAAAAGTAATTAATCAAGATGCTCCTCGCCCTAGTTCAGGACAAGTAATTGCAGGTTTGATTAATGAACAATTATAA